A genomic window from Cydia strobilella chromosome 26, ilCydStro3.1, whole genome shotgun sequence includes:
- the LOC134753199 gene encoding BCL2/adenovirus E1B 19 kDa protein-interacting protein 3 isoform X2, translating to MLEPKTCTDDLESWVELNSGGGLAAENEYIRLLREAQRESRDSSVRHSRASSVKGSPKSPPNSPNLEPSTEDELKGVYINCWRDDSNDWVWEWSSRPDQMPPKDWRFKHPVSARGPPSATSSIEVLEQQLCVPSNQQSHCLSVRRTCLFSRGAIAAVLVTNLVSLLLGAGIGVWLSKRGMLPHRLIVLN from the exons ATGCTCGAGCCAAAGACCTGTACAGACGACCTcg AATCATGGGTGGAGCTGAACAGCGGCGGCGGGCTGGCCGCCGAGAACGAGTACATAAGACTGCTTAGGGAAGCTCAGAGGGAGAGCCGGGACTCCTCCGTGAGGCACTCCAGGGCTTCCAGCGTCAAAGGAAG CCCGAAGTCGCCCCCGAACAGTCCCAACCTGGAGCCGTCCACTGAAGACGAGCTCAAAGGAGTCTACATCAATTGCTGGAGG GATGACTCCAACGACTGGGTGTGGGAGTGGAGCAGTCGGCCTGACCAGATGCCACCCAA GGACTGGCGGTTCAAGCACCCGGTGTCGGCGCGCGGGCCGCCCTCCGCAACCTCCTCTATCGAGGTGCTCGAGCAGCAACTCTGCGTCCCCTCCAATCAACAG AGCCACTGTCTGTCGGTGCGGCGCACTTGCCTGTTCAGCCGCGGCGCCATCGCGGCCGTGCTCGTCACCAACCTCGTGTCGCTGCTGCTGGGCGCCGGCATCGG CGTTTGGCTGAGCAAACGCGGCATGCTGCCCCACAGACTGATCGTGCTGAACTAG
- the LOC134753199 gene encoding BCL2/adenovirus E1B 19 kDa protein-interacting protein 3 isoform X1, giving the protein MATRKLNTIEDLSESWVELNSGGGLAAENEYIRLLREAQRESRDSSVRHSRASSVKGSPKSPPNSPNLEPSTEDELKGVYINCWRDDSNDWVWEWSSRPDQMPPKDWRFKHPVSARGPPSATSSIEVLEQQLCVPSNQQSHCLSVRRTCLFSRGAIAAVLVTNLVSLLLGAGIGVWLSKRGMLPHRLIVLN; this is encoded by the exons AATCATGGGTGGAGCTGAACAGCGGCGGCGGGCTGGCCGCCGAGAACGAGTACATAAGACTGCTTAGGGAAGCTCAGAGGGAGAGCCGGGACTCCTCCGTGAGGCACTCCAGGGCTTCCAGCGTCAAAGGAAG CCCGAAGTCGCCCCCGAACAGTCCCAACCTGGAGCCGTCCACTGAAGACGAGCTCAAAGGAGTCTACATCAATTGCTGGAGG GATGACTCCAACGACTGGGTGTGGGAGTGGAGCAGTCGGCCTGACCAGATGCCACCCAA GGACTGGCGGTTCAAGCACCCGGTGTCGGCGCGCGGGCCGCCCTCCGCAACCTCCTCTATCGAGGTGCTCGAGCAGCAACTCTGCGTCCCCTCCAATCAACAG AGCCACTGTCTGTCGGTGCGGCGCACTTGCCTGTTCAGCCGCGGCGCCATCGCGGCCGTGCTCGTCACCAACCTCGTGTCGCTGCTGCTGGGCGCCGGCATCGG CGTTTGGCTGAGCAAACGCGGCATGCTGCCCCACAGACTGATCGTGCTGAACTAG